The Sulfolobus acidocaldarius DSM 639 genome has a window encoding:
- the pyrH gene encoding UMP kinase, with protein sequence MKLTLKVSGKFFDEENSENLSLLRDVIIDLVNNGHRVAVVTGGGGTARRYISMGRKLNLNESHLDILGILVSRLNAQLLLFSLDNIAYPKVPESIEDFNERWASGKVVITGGFQPGQSTAGVAALVSEIINADYLVLATNVNGVYTKDPQKFVDAKLLPKLTVSELKTILEGSQSVNAGKYELLDPLAIKIVERSKIKVLVINFKDLNKLPNILKGNEILGSVVVPE encoded by the coding sequence ATGAAATTAACGTTAAAAGTAAGTGGCAAGTTTTTTGATGAAGAAAATTCCGAAAATCTAAGTCTGTTGAGAGATGTGATTATTGACCTTGTGAATAATGGTCATAGGGTTGCAGTTGTCACAGGTGGAGGAGGTACTGCAAGGCGCTATATCAGTATGGGCAGGAAACTTAACCTAAATGAATCTCACCTTGATATTTTAGGAATTTTGGTATCCAGACTGAATGCCCAATTATTGCTTTTCTCACTTGATAATATTGCCTATCCTAAAGTCCCGGAGAGTATTGAGGACTTTAATGAAAGATGGGCTAGTGGAAAAGTAGTTATAACAGGTGGATTTCAGCCTGGTCAATCTACAGCAGGTGTGGCTGCACTGGTAAGTGAGATAATTAATGCTGATTACTTAGTTTTAGCTACAAATGTAAATGGTGTGTATACGAAGGATCCACAAAAATTTGTTGATGCAAAACTGCTGCCTAAATTAACAGTTTCTGAACTAAAGACTATATTAGAGGGTTCTCAATCTGTAAATGCGGGAAAATATGAATTATTAGATCCATTAGCCATAAAAATTGTAGAAAGATCTAAAATAAAAGTTTTAGTAATTAATTTTAAGGACTTGAATAAGTTGCCAAACATCCTTAAAGGAAATGAGATTCTAGGGAGTGTTGTAGTACCGGAGTGA
- a CDS encoding chromatin protein Cren7: MSEKKRVRVRTPGGKELELTPEKTWVLAPKGRKGVKIGLFKDPESGKYFRHKLPDDYPV; this comes from the coding sequence ATGTCGGAGAAAAAAAGAGTAAGAGTGAGAACTCCTGGAGGAAAAGAGTTAGAATTAACGCCAGAGAAAACTTGGGTTTTAGCACCTAAAGGGAGAAAAGGTGTAAAAATAGGTTTATTCAAAGACCCAGAAAGTGGCAAATATTTCAGGCATAAATTACCTGATGACTATCCAGTGTAA
- a CDS encoding SDR family oxidoreductase, with protein sequence MNLSVSGKRVLITASTEGIGLGIARTLSREGCKIVITSRNESKVKNAVNQLSRYNPEVYGLPSDLTNLDELDKLISFALDKLGGIDALIFNTGNPPNEPSTFEVTNMSDWDYSVKLYLLSAVKLTKLVLPEMIKNKWGRIIYLSSWTIKEPQSIFVLADVSRSSLVQLSKIISKDYARYNVTSNVILMGSFETEGAKKSLRKLAETKRIPFEELWYREVLQRSPLGRTGDIDKELGPLIVYLISEYSSYITGSVIQIDGGTTNAI encoded by the coding sequence ATGAACTTGAGCGTTTCAGGTAAGAGGGTTCTCATAACAGCATCCACAGAAGGTATAGGTTTAGGAATAGCAAGAACGCTATCTCGTGAAGGTTGCAAAATTGTGATTACTTCAAGAAACGAATCTAAAGTGAAAAATGCGGTGAACCAATTATCCAGGTACAATCCTGAAGTATATGGTCTTCCCTCAGACTTGACTAATTTAGATGAATTAGATAAACTAATCTCTTTCGCTCTAGATAAATTAGGAGGTATAGATGCTCTAATTTTTAACACCGGGAATCCACCAAATGAGCCTTCTACCTTTGAAGTGACAAATATGTCAGACTGGGACTATTCAGTAAAACTATATCTATTAAGTGCGGTAAAGCTTACTAAGTTAGTTCTTCCAGAGATGATAAAGAATAAATGGGGTAGAATTATTTACTTATCATCATGGACTATTAAAGAACCACAAAGTATTTTTGTTTTAGCTGACGTTTCGAGGTCTTCTTTAGTTCAACTCTCAAAAATTATTTCAAAAGATTATGCCAGATATAACGTAACATCAAACGTTATTCTTATGGGTAGCTTTGAAACTGAGGGTGCAAAAAAGAGCTTAAGGAAACTTGCTGAGACAAAGAGGATTCCTTTTGAAGAGCTATGGTATAGAGAAGTTCTTCAAAGATCTCCTCTAGGTAGGACTGGGGATATAGATAAGGAGTTAGGTCCGCTGATAGTATATCTTATCTCCGAATATTCGTCATATATTACAGGCTCTGTTATTCAAATTGATGGAGGAACAACAAACGCAATCTAA
- a CDS encoding pseudouridylate synthase: protein MQNYLAEVINKAFELLSKYPLCDSCLGRCFARLSYAHTNEERGKAIKLTLLLSLDYSLKEHKIQDSNQVKEIMFNMGQISYGIFSLYFGDDFQNRSCYICNNRIQEIKRKFYQKALSLLREKGYKTFVLGVSLPRHMRDIEQNFIVENGLIYYESLKNEIKREVGKLLTGEESKPDIDNPEVEIIYDIEYDTILERKRTKHYLFFYNRLVRGIPLSSWYAKGGLSLEKLLNTQINSPYSEPSDVRIVDDYPLITEVDLNLNQINGFYLKKSGRVSGTELDVIYNVKPSIRVYRVTVNAKEELRDCVKVFDTICDIFIEAKDFNELKQKLAELRGEILGIDLISTTGKSNLLANNYIRP, encoded by the coding sequence TTGCAAAATTATTTGGCGGAAGTAATCAATAAGGCTTTTGAATTATTATCAAAGTACCCTCTTTGTGACAGTTGTTTAGGAAGATGTTTTGCTAGACTTAGTTATGCACATACAAATGAGGAAAGAGGAAAGGCAATAAAACTTACTTTACTCCTCAGTTTGGATTATTCCCTTAAAGAACATAAGATTCAGGATTCCAATCAAGTGAAGGAGATAATGTTTAATATGGGACAAATATCTTATGGTATTTTCTCTCTTTACTTCGGAGATGATTTTCAGAATAGATCATGTTACATTTGCAACAACAGGATACAAGAAATTAAGAGAAAATTTTACCAAAAAGCTCTCAGTCTTTTAAGAGAGAAGGGATATAAGACTTTTGTTCTTGGAGTTAGTTTGCCCAGGCATATGAGGGATATTGAACAGAACTTCATAGTAGAGAACGGTTTGATATATTATGAAAGTTTAAAAAACGAGATAAAAAGAGAAGTTGGAAAACTACTCACTGGGGAGGAATCAAAGCCAGATATTGATAATCCTGAAGTAGAGATAATATATGATATAGAGTATGATACGATTTTAGAAAGGAAGAGAACGAAGCACTATCTATTCTTTTATAACAGGTTAGTCAGAGGTATACCTTTATCAAGTTGGTATGCTAAAGGAGGACTGTCTCTAGAGAAGTTATTGAACACTCAAATTAATTCGCCATATTCAGAGCCTTCTGATGTGAGAATTGTAGACGACTATCCATTAATTACTGAAGTTGATCTTAACTTAAATCAAATTAACGGATTTTACTTAAAGAAATCAGGAAGGGTATCTGGCACAGAACTAGACGTTATATATAATGTAAAACCTTCCATCAGAGTTTATAGGGTTACAGTGAATGCAAAAGAGGAACTAAGGGATTGTGTGAAGGTCTTTGATACTATTTGTGATATTTTTATTGAGGCTAAGGACTTTAATGAGCTAAAACAGAAACTGGCTGAATTAAGAGGGGAAATTTTAGGCATAGATCTAATTTCTACCACAGGAAAAAGTAATCTACTTGCAAACAATTATATTAGACCATGA